In the genome of Longimicrobiaceae bacterium, the window CAGAACGTCTGCCATTCTGCGCCGTCCACCGAGCACTCCCACGTTCCCGTCATGGTGTCGCCGTCGTCGCTGAACTCGACGGTGCAGCGCACGTCCATGAAGCCGCCGCCCATGGGCCACCTGCCGGTGAGGAGCCACGTGTCGCCGCGAGCCTCGTATCTCCAGTCATTGGTCATGCCGTTGTCGTAGTAGCTGTGGACGGGATATCCGCCCTCCTCCTCGGCTCCGATGATCTCGATGCAGGCGTCCACCCCGTCGCCGACCCGGCCGTCGAAGCGGTGGATGAGGAAGCGCTCGCCCTCCAGCCACTCGTAGCTCTCCCACGCCGTGATCACCGCAGCCGGACCGACCATGCCTTCGAGCTGCCGTCCCGTCGTGCTCCAATGCCCGACGAACCGGCCGAGACCCTCGCGGTCCGTGAATGCTGCGGCGTCGCTACTGGACGCGGCGTCCTGATTCATCCCAATCTCCCGATAGAGTCGAGGCGTCTTCATCCTCCGGCGGATTCCGAAGGTAGTGCAGAGGCCGGCAAAGCTCGTTCCCCGCAGCCCGCCAACGGAAATTCCGGTGCGAAACGTGGTCGGCAGACAAAATCCTTGACGGGGGATTCTCAGCCTCTTAGTGTACTGGTAGGCTAGTACACCGGTACACACCCGCTCCCCGGCCGCAGTGCTCTTCTTCATCGAACCCTCGTCTCCCGTGCCGATCTATTCGCAGATCGTGTCGCAGGTGCGTGGGGCCGTGGCCGGCGGCGAGCTGCGCGGGGGCGACGGGCTGCCCTCGGTGCGGCAGCTCGCCGGGGAGCTGCGGGTGAACCCGAACACGGTGGCGCAGGCCTACCGCGAGCTGGAGCGCGAGGGCATCACCTTCGTTCAGCGCGGGCAGGGCACCTTCGTGGCCGACGTG includes:
- a CDS encoding DUF1579 family protein; translated protein: MKKSTAAGERVCTGVLAYQYTKRLRIPRQGFCLPTTFRTGISVGGLRGTSFAGLCTTFGIRRRMKTPRLYREIGMNQDAASSSDAAAFTDREGLGRFVGHWSTTGRQLEGMVGPAAVITAWESYEWLEGERFLIHRFDGRVGDGVDACIEIIGAEEEGGYPVHSYYDNGMTNDWRYEARGDTWLLTGRWPMGGGFMDVRCTVEFSDDGDTMTGTWECSVDGAEWQTFWEVESERQE
- a CDS encoding GntR family transcriptional regulator, with translation MPIYSQIVSQVRGAVAGGELRGGDGLPSVRQLAGELRVNPNTVAQAYRELEREGITFVQRGQGTFVADVQPEQQASRRAEMGRELVERMLDDAHRLGFAPAEVREMVEQVLAEAPARRHDGAAAHDTAPAVRPEP